A stretch of Prosthecochloris marina DNA encodes these proteins:
- a CDS encoding PAS domain S-box protein → MTHPADNQSDTTDFALLESFVEAVFLIDMKGCILNANSSFAREFGKCRNECIGADIHALIVTRFNSSALAEKFKTKIESVFYSGKRAVSEEQINDTYRKITINPVLSPEKEIERLLVIIEDISEQRHTDIQCKKEHSLKNAVLDMMPGCAAALDAEGRLLVWNQFARKLILGKGTNKKNVSADDFFPVKEIFLDILSTGKENNSEVKMSPPGTGEELWIATRGKRITINGQQCVVAVGIDITEQKQAEKETEKSRTRLTMALEAAKAGVWEWNPKTGESIWSDEIWALYGLEPCCKKTSFELFASSIHPDDRKSTLETLQAAAENETDLNTEYRVCHPNGSVHWLMSRGKPLFDSKGKIERYLGTIIDITERKKMEQALAESKKRFTFALEATNAGVWEWDLKADNVFWSDRIWALYGLEPDSLPTDHKLCQSTVHRADKDKTFQAVMSAASKEIEINVEYRVCHPDGSIRWLACRGMPLTDADHNLTRYIGTVMDITERKALDTSLKENELRFRSIFDHAPLAISIEDVETGTLIDANTSWLSLLGYSEEEVIDKPVSHLGVYADISESEYISAAFEKREKISNKPVVLRKRNGEMINVLYSSEFITLNEQALALVMMTDVTLQKTQQQNINQLEKAVADRTKQLQEEVKRLQRFLSMISHEYRTPLAIIRTNLDLVTMKNKMGDFSNKEEFFKINRAINRLVEVLEESIQESRISESHKKSTLTQFQIAPVITSQVEVFRNMWLERPVKYSECLNRCVMIGEQSQIKFAIFNLLDNARKYSPKDSTIEIECCSEASDAVIKIRNQGNRVSPDEVEKFFEKYQRGRNSVNTAGAGLGLWLVRNIIDQHHGSVTLSTSDSEIEATVRLPLVKTIAPSYEQ, encoded by the coding sequence ATGACCCATCCAGCCGACAACCAATCCGACACTACCGATTTCGCATTACTGGAATCTTTTGTGGAAGCCGTCTTTCTGATTGATATGAAAGGCTGTATACTCAATGCAAACTCATCATTTGCCAGAGAGTTTGGTAAATGCCGAAACGAATGTATCGGCGCTGATATCCATGCTCTCATTGTTACCCGTTTCAATTCATCGGCACTTGCTGAAAAATTCAAAACAAAAATTGAGAGCGTTTTCTATTCCGGGAAGAGAGCCGTTTCGGAAGAACAAATCAACGATACTTACAGGAAAATCACTATCAACCCTGTGCTCTCTCCAGAAAAAGAAATCGAACGACTGCTGGTAATCATCGAAGATATATCCGAGCAGAGGCACACTGACATTCAATGTAAAAAAGAACATTCCCTGAAAAATGCTGTGCTCGATATGATGCCCGGCTGCGCTGCAGCCCTGGATGCTGAAGGCCGATTACTTGTGTGGAACCAGTTCGCTCGCAAACTGATTCTTGGCAAGGGAACAAACAAAAAAAACGTTTCTGCAGATGATTTTTTCCCTGTAAAAGAAATTTTTCTCGACATCCTGAGTACCGGCAAAGAGAACAACAGCGAAGTAAAAATGTCCCCACCCGGCACAGGCGAGGAGCTCTGGATTGCAACCAGGGGAAAACGAATCACCATAAACGGGCAACAATGCGTTGTCGCTGTCGGGATCGATATCACTGAACAGAAACAAGCGGAAAAAGAGACTGAAAAAAGCCGGACAAGACTCACGATGGCGCTGGAAGCTGCTAAAGCCGGCGTCTGGGAATGGAACCCGAAAACAGGTGAAAGCATATGGTCGGATGAAATATGGGCATTGTACGGCCTTGAACCCTGCTGTAAAAAAACATCTTTTGAACTGTTTGCCAGCAGCATTCACCCTGACGACAGGAAAAGCACTCTTGAAACCTTACAAGCTGCAGCAGAAAACGAAACCGATCTCAATACCGAATACAGAGTTTGTCATCCGAACGGCTCTGTCCACTGGCTGATGTCCCGAGGAAAACCCTTGTTCGACTCAAAAGGAAAGATCGAACGTTACCTCGGAACGATCATCGACATCACCGAACGAAAAAAAATGGAACAGGCGCTGGCAGAAAGTAAAAAAAGATTCACGTTTGCACTGGAAGCCACGAATGCAGGAGTTTGGGAATGGGATCTGAAAGCCGACAATGTCTTCTGGTCGGACCGTATCTGGGCTTTATACGGTCTCGAACCCGACAGCTTGCCGACCGACCACAAGCTTTGCCAAAGCACCGTTCATCGTGCAGACAAGGATAAAACGTTTCAGGCTGTCATGTCTGCAGCAAGCAAAGAAATCGAAATCAATGTCGAATACCGTGTCTGCCATCCCGACGGCTCTATCCGTTGGCTTGCCTGCCGCGGCATGCCGTTGACCGATGCCGACCATAACCTGACTCGTTATATCGGAACGGTTATGGATATTACCGAACGCAAAGCTCTGGACACTTCTCTCAAGGAAAACGAGTTGCGGTTCCGAAGCATTTTCGATCACGCTCCTCTTGCCATAAGCATAGAAGATGTTGAAACCGGCACCTTGATCGATGCAAACACATCGTGGCTGAGTCTCCTCGGATACAGTGAGGAAGAAGTGATAGACAAGCCGGTATCACACCTCGGAGTCTATGCTGATATCAGTGAATCCGAGTACATCTCCGCTGCTTTTGAAAAGCGTGAAAAGATAAGCAACAAACCGGTAGTTCTTCGGAAAAGAAATGGCGAAATGATCAACGTTCTGTACTCATCGGAATTCATCACGCTCAATGAACAAGCTCTGGCTCTCGTTATGATGACGGACGTGACACTGCAAAAAACCCAGCAACAGAACATCAATCAACTTGAAAAGGCCGTTGCCGACCGCACAAAACAATTACAGGAAGAAGTGAAGCGACTCCAGCGTTTCCTGTCGATGATTTCTCATGAATACCGCACTCCCCTGGCCATTATTCGCACCAATCTTGACCTCGTTACGATGAAAAACAAGATGGGCGATTTTTCAAATAAAGAAGAATTCTTTAAAATAAACCGTGCCATTAACCGGCTCGTAGAGGTGTTGGAAGAATCCATTCAGGAAAGCCGCATTTCTGAATCGCACAAAAAATCAACATTAACCCAGTTCCAGATCGCTCCGGTCATCACTTCGCAGGTCGAAGTTTTTCGCAACATGTGGCTCGAACGCCCTGTAAAATATTCCGAATGCCTTAACCGGTGCGTAATGATAGGAGAACAATCCCAAATCAAGTTTGCAATTTTCAATCTACTGGACAACGCCCGGAAATATTCGCCAAAAGACTCAACTATTGAAATAGAATGCTGTTCCGAAGCCAGTGATGCTGTCATCAAAATACGAAACCAGGGAAACCGTGTTTCTCCGGATGAAGTAGAAAAGTTTTTTGAAAAGTATCAACGTGGCAGAAATTCCGTAAATACCGCTGGTGCAGGTCTCGGGCTATGGCTGGTAAGAAATATCATCGATCAGCATCACGGCAGCGTTACTCTTTCAACCAGCGACTCAGAAATCGAGGCAACCGTCCGTTTGCCACTTGTAAAAACAATCGCTCCCTCTTATGAACAATAA
- a CDS encoding response regulator transcription factor — MNNNKRIIIVEDDKDFRESMVESLVLSGFDVTGVASALEFYRELATNKYLLAILDLGLPDQNGMVLTKYIRSNTDMRIIVLTAQSSLDSRITAYQAGADIYLLKPVDFSELAASIHSILGRLDYQFFVSQKGNDIEPDLLNKETREWQLIRSDRDLYSPKHEIIKLSSKEFDLIEALASSSSKIVARQDLLNTLGYSNNKYGNRSLDVLIYRLRKKKATGKTRIPIKTFHGSGYGFSAPIAIV; from the coding sequence ATGAACAATAACAAGCGAATCATCATTGTTGAAGATGACAAGGATTTTCGTGAAAGCATGGTAGAATCGCTTGTACTGTCCGGGTTCGATGTTACCGGTGTTGCTTCCGCCCTGGAGTTCTACCGTGAGCTCGCCACGAACAAATACCTTCTTGCCATTCTTGATCTCGGCCTTCCCGATCAGAATGGCATGGTACTTACCAAGTACATTCGAAGCAATACCGATATGCGTATCATTGTGCTGACAGCACAGTCATCCCTCGACAGCAGAATCACTGCCTATCAGGCCGGAGCGGACATCTATCTTCTCAAACCGGTTGACTTCTCCGAACTGGCGGCTTCAATACACAGCATCCTGGGACGTCTGGATTATCAATTCTTCGTTTCCCAAAAAGGAAACGATATCGAACCGGATTTGCTGAACAAAGAAACGAGAGAATGGCAGCTGATTCGCAGTGACAGGGACCTTTACAGCCCAAAGCATGAAATCATCAAACTCTCATCAAAGGAATTTGATCTGATCGAAGCACTGGCTTCATCCTCGAGCAAGATCGTTGCACGCCAGGATCTTTTAAACACTCTCGGCTATTCAAACAACAAATACGGCAACCGTTCTCTTGACGTCCTGATCTACCGCCTGCGCAAAAAAAAGGCAACGGGCAAAACAAGGATCCCTATTAAAACCTTTCACGGTTCCGGCTACGGTTTCTCAGCCCCGATTGCGATTGTCTGA
- the hflX gene encoding GTPase HflX produces MDTYITQEVTKERALLVGISSLPQLTRSVAEEYLNELELLADTAGAEVVSRVIQERKQKDPAWFLGRGKVEEMEHLIKGGLIDIVIFDDDLSPVQARNLERVFGCKVLDRTELILQIFATRAQSAQAKMQVELAQLEYLLPRLTRLWTHLSKQKGGIGTKGPGETQIETDRRLVRKRISFLKKKLRDVALQHATQTKERGEIPRVALVGYTNAGKSTLMNRLCPNTGAYAEDRLFATLDTKTRRLQLKINKVVLLSDTVGFIRKLPHRLVESFRSTLDEVLQADFLLHVIDSSHEGFEEQIRIVTETLQEIGVEHTNIINVFNKVDAVEDKEALRSLRQKYPEALFVSAKRGINLGVLKDAIGDYISRDYRLRTLRTHISNYKLIGYLYDHTEVIGKKYVDEDVILKYRAHYRNLKQIDARIAAVEKESSHVA; encoded by the coding sequence TTGGATACCTATATCACCCAAGAAGTAACCAAGGAACGAGCTCTGCTTGTCGGCATTAGCTCTCTTCCGCAACTAACCAGATCGGTCGCTGAAGAGTATCTGAATGAACTTGAACTGCTGGCGGATACTGCAGGTGCAGAGGTGGTCTCACGTGTTATTCAGGAGCGAAAACAGAAAGATCCAGCATGGTTTCTCGGCAGAGGTAAAGTTGAGGAAATGGAGCACCTCATCAAAGGTGGGCTGATCGATATTGTTATTTTCGACGATGATCTTTCCCCTGTTCAGGCAAGGAATCTTGAGCGTGTTTTCGGTTGCAAGGTTCTGGACCGTACCGAATTGATCCTGCAGATTTTTGCTACCAGGGCTCAGTCAGCACAAGCGAAAATGCAGGTTGAGCTTGCTCAGCTTGAATATCTGCTTCCCAGGTTGACACGTTTATGGACCCATCTTTCAAAACAGAAGGGTGGGATCGGAACAAAAGGGCCTGGTGAAACGCAGATAGAAACGGACCGTCGGCTTGTCCGTAAGAGAATTTCTTTTCTGAAAAAAAAGCTCAGAGATGTTGCTCTTCAGCATGCAACACAGACAAAGGAGCGTGGTGAAATTCCACGTGTAGCTCTTGTTGGATACACGAATGCCGGAAAATCAACTCTGATGAACCGACTTTGTCCCAATACAGGAGCTTATGCCGAAGATCGATTGTTTGCAACTCTCGATACCAAGACTCGTCGACTTCAGCTGAAAATCAACAAAGTGGTGTTGCTTTCCGATACAGTTGGATTTATTCGAAAGCTTCCTCATCGACTTGTTGAAAGTTTCCGATCGACGCTTGACGAGGTTTTGCAGGCTGATTTTCTGCTGCACGTGATCGACTCGAGCCATGAAGGATTTGAAGAGCAAATACGAATCGTTACCGAGACGCTTCAGGAGATAGGGGTAGAACATACGAACATTATCAATGTTTTCAACAAAGTTGATGCCGTAGAAGATAAGGAGGCCCTTCGCTCGCTTCGCCAAAAATATCCGGAGGCTCTTTTCGTCTCGGCCAAACGGGGTATTAACCTCGGCGTTCTCAAGGACGCTATCGGCGATTACATTTCCAGAGATTATCGATTACGCACCCTCAGAACCCACATTTCAAACTACAAGCTGATCGGGTACCTTTATGATCATACTGAAGTCATTGGTAAAAAGTATGTTGATGAAGATGTTATTTTGAAATACAGGGCGCATTACAGAAACCTCAAACAAATCGATGCCCGGATCGCGGCGGTCGAAAAGGAAAGCAGTCATGTCGCTTGA
- a CDS encoding UbiA family prenyltransferase, which translates to MTVTKRSGIIDKAKAHLELLDPVTWISAFPCLAGGVMASGAMQSSTYDYLLLFLLFVIWGPLGIGFSQSVNDYFDLELDKVNEPTRPIPSGRLTEKEAIWNWSIVLLLAILISTWIGVHIGGQRGFIFTSCLFIALIFGYIYSAPPLKLKKNIFFSAPAVGLCYGFVTYLSANALFGEIRPEVIGLAGLNFFMAVALIIMNDFKSQDGDAKSGMKSLTVMIGSRNTFLVAFLIIDLVFAVFAILAWTWGFHILMYLILASLAVNIFIQIPIYRDPKTGASFMQNAVDDGFGNTIGKSEVHEHNAFLRFQVVNNILFLVNQFSAATLIGLKYL; encoded by the coding sequence ATGACAGTAACAAAACGTTCAGGTATTATCGACAAAGCCAAAGCTCATCTCGAACTTCTCGACCCGGTTACCTGGATCAGTGCGTTTCCCTGCCTGGCTGGCGGGGTCATGGCTTCAGGTGCTATGCAGTCAAGCACCTACGATTACCTGCTTCTGTTTTTACTTTTCGTCATCTGGGGGCCTCTTGGTATTGGCTTCAGTCAGTCGGTCAACGACTACTTTGACCTTGAACTCGACAAAGTCAATGAACCTACACGTCCTATTCCGTCAGGACGCCTGACAGAGAAGGAGGCAATCTGGAACTGGAGTATCGTCCTGTTATTAGCTATTCTTATCAGTACCTGGATCGGCGTCCACATTGGAGGACAGCGCGGCTTTATTTTTACAAGCTGTCTTTTCATTGCACTTATTTTCGGCTACATTTACTCCGCCCCTCCTCTCAAGCTGAAAAAAAACATTTTCTTCTCGGCTCCTGCTGTAGGACTTTGTTACGGTTTTGTCACCTATCTCTCTGCCAATGCACTGTTTGGCGAAATTCGCCCGGAAGTTATCGGTCTGGCCGGGCTGAACTTCTTTATGGCTGTTGCACTTATCATTATGAATGATTTCAAATCTCAAGATGGTGACGCCAAAAGTGGAATGAAATCACTCACGGTCATGATCGGCTCGAGGAATACCTTTTTGGTTGCCTTTCTCATCATAGACCTTGTCTTTGCCGTGTTCGCCATTCTTGCCTGGACATGGGGCTTCCATATTTTGATGTATCTCATACTTGCCTCTCTCGCCGTGAACATCTTCATCCAGATTCCGATATACCGTGACCCGAAAACCGGGGCATCATTTATGCAAAATGCCGTTGATGACGGATTCGGAAACACCATAGGAAAAAGCGAAGTTCACGAACATAATGCCTTCCTGCGTTTTCAGGTCGTCAACAACATTCTTTTTCTCGTGAATCAGTTTTCCGCAGCGACCCTGATCGGTCTGAAGTATCTGTAA
- a CDS encoding chlorosome envelope protein B, with the protein METVGKLGQMQVELISNGINAFSGALEPLSKTSADLAGNAVATVNQVLQDITAAATSKK; encoded by the coding sequence ATGGAAACGGTTGGGAAACTGGGGCAGATGCAGGTTGAACTGATTTCCAATGGGATTAACGCTTTCAGTGGTGCTCTGGAGCCTTTGAGCAAAACATCCGCAGATCTTGCCGGGAACGCTGTTGCTACCGTCAATCAGGTATTGCAGGACATCACGGCAGCCGCTACTTCAAAAAAATAA
- a CDS encoding phytoene/squalene synthase family protein, whose translation MNYSYNGTTTVSSSGKELTLANAYRYCRQITRHHAKTFYLATLFLSKKRRNPIYAMYALLRTVDDLVDQAEDKLTNGKLAKAEMSSMMADWKTRLNECYQGNHHNDPIMMAWQDTLESCHIPIELPLDLMDGVAMDIDFKPFQTFDDLYVYCYKVASVVGLMCSEIFGYRDKKALDHAIELGIAMQLTNILRDVGEDVDRGRIYLPLEDLDRFEYTQEEFMQKRINENFIELIKFQIARARSYYTASEQGVPMLEKDSRLAVKISSLNYSDILRTIEDNNYDVFSRRAYRSLYQKLRTIPVIWYKMHAPG comes from the coding sequence ATGAATTACAGCTATAATGGAACAACAACTGTAAGTAGTTCTGGTAAAGAGCTTACGCTCGCAAATGCCTACCGATACTGCCGTCAGATAACAAGGCATCATGCGAAAACTTTTTACCTTGCAACGCTTTTTCTCTCGAAAAAACGGCGCAATCCAATATATGCTATGTATGCGCTGCTGAGAACAGTTGACGATCTGGTTGATCAGGCAGAAGACAAGCTGACCAACGGCAAGCTGGCCAAGGCGGAAATGAGCTCCATGATGGCTGACTGGAAAACCAGGCTAAACGAATGCTACCAGGGAAACCACCACAACGACCCGATCATGATGGCTTGGCAGGATACTCTTGAAAGCTGCCATATACCAATTGAGCTACCTCTGGATCTTATGGATGGCGTAGCTATGGATATTGATTTCAAACCATTTCAAACATTTGACGACCTCTATGTCTACTGTTATAAGGTAGCCTCGGTTGTCGGCCTCATGTGTTCGGAAATTTTCGGGTACCGCGATAAAAAAGCCCTTGATCATGCGATTGAACTCGGTATAGCCATGCAACTTACCAACATTCTGCGTGACGTCGGTGAAGATGTCGACCGGGGCAGAATCTATCTTCCTCTTGAAGATCTTGATCGTTTCGAGTACACACAGGAAGAATTTATGCAAAAACGGATAAACGAAAATTTCATAGAGTTGATCAAGTTCCAGATTGCCCGCGCTCGAAGCTACTATACCGCATCCGAGCAAGGAGTCCCAATGCTGGAAAAAGACAGCAGGCTTGCGGTTAAAATCAGTAGCCTGAATTACAGTGACATCCTAAGGACCATTGAAGACAACAACTACGATGTTTTTTCCCGAAGGGCTTACAGGTCTCTCTACCAGAAACTGCGGACCATCCCTGTTATCTGGTACAAAATGCACGCTCCCGGGTAG
- the ybeY gene encoding rRNA maturation RNase YbeY, which produces MSLELYNTTRRDIPHKKLEVIIEKVIESEGYAVGSVVAVFCGDRMIHRINKDFLGHDYPTDTVTFKYGAAKDVDGEFYISLDVVNKNAKRFGASFQNELFRVTIHSALHLTGYEDSDDSTRAVMKKKEDYYLDQLSLL; this is translated from the coding sequence ATGTCGCTTGAGCTTTACAACACCACAAGAAGGGATATTCCGCACAAAAAGCTTGAAGTGATTATCGAAAAAGTTATTGAATCCGAGGGCTATGCCGTGGGGTCGGTTGTTGCGGTTTTTTGCGGGGACAGGATGATACATCGAATCAACAAGGATTTTCTTGGACATGATTATCCTACTGATACTGTTACATTCAAGTATGGTGCCGCAAAAGACGTTGATGGTGAATTCTATATATCCCTTGATGTCGTTAACAAAAATGCAAAACGTTTTGGCGCCAGTTTTCAAAATGAACTGTTTCGCGTCACTATTCACTCGGCATTGCATTTGACGGGTTACGAGGATAGTGACGACAGTACCAGAGCAGTAATGAAAAAAAAGGAAGATTATTACCTTGACCAACTGAGTTTGCTATAA